The following proteins are encoded in a genomic region of Caldalkalibacillus thermarum:
- a CDS encoding heparinase II/III family protein, producing the protein MIPNPFSKKQTLKRKLRNRPYIKVFSLSNIVELKTICDQLLNNEIYVDDQFPVVKLEKDRIWTSDPLQDRRWQFRLHSFISVELLVSGYERLGEKRYLNKAVELTQDWAKHHFPRSDSPMAWHDHSTALRLIVISKLFELWRQTEWDDRFFETVCDLVTEHARKLCDPDFYMDNHNHGLDQDMALYVAAVVFEFLPEADQWRELALRRFWKQMGHLFAGDGSYREHSPQYTLIFVERLLKFAYFLKDRDGPHFERLIHCIKQQMRYLTYILQPDGQLPGLGDTVMQPAERTLYNPPENEFAALQYVISKGQAGKPPQELDALFPAGGYAVFRNKWPYDQDTMQVVFYSSFHSRVHKHCDDLALTVFGHGQPLLIDGGQYKYDYDSAERKYVVSTRAHNTVTVDGQNTETVRLNIGKSGLTDYYAGEPFAFAAGAHCLYPGVVHRRMVLMLKPYETIVLDWLKGYKEHHFEQHFTFYPNLDCKLSDKAVLAAMDGKQGISLQPLMNQEEVQVKLARGETDPLRGWCSVEYGKLEPAWTAGYTLTGREARFATHINIQPERQKLTDFRWEQDRITIRWTDRDNQQQEVVIMVGLRHIFLAMDGLVLDVQHIDQPALWAAMEEAASYEYREKYRAERQRRLRWQEEAEKLKRQGNTGD; encoded by the coding sequence ATGATACCTAACCCTTTTTCAAAGAAGCAAACACTGAAAAGGAAGCTGAGAAACCGGCCGTACATTAAGGTATTTAGCTTGAGTAATATCGTAGAATTAAAAACAATTTGCGATCAGCTGTTAAATAATGAAATCTACGTAGATGACCAATTTCCAGTGGTCAAACTGGAAAAGGATCGGATTTGGACCAGTGATCCATTGCAGGATCGCAGATGGCAGTTCCGCCTCCATTCTTTCATTAGTGTAGAATTGTTGGTTAGCGGGTATGAACGGCTGGGAGAAAAACGTTACCTAAACAAAGCGGTAGAGCTGACTCAAGACTGGGCCAAACATCATTTTCCCCGGTCTGATTCACCTATGGCTTGGCATGATCACAGCACGGCTTTGCGGCTAATTGTCATCAGCAAGCTGTTTGAGCTATGGCGGCAAACAGAGTGGGATGACCGTTTCTTTGAGACGGTGTGCGATCTTGTGACCGAGCATGCGCGCAAGCTGTGTGATCCTGATTTTTATATGGACAACCATAATCACGGTTTGGATCAGGATATGGCTTTATATGTAGCCGCTGTTGTCTTTGAGTTTTTACCTGAAGCGGATCAGTGGCGTGAACTCGCCCTTAGACGCTTCTGGAAACAAATGGGTCATCTCTTTGCCGGCGATGGGAGTTACCGGGAACATTCACCCCAATATACCCTGATTTTTGTTGAGCGCTTGCTTAAATTCGCCTATTTTCTAAAAGACAGGGATGGTCCGCATTTTGAGCGTTTGATACATTGCATCAAACAACAAATGCGTTATCTGACCTATATCTTGCAGCCGGACGGGCAGCTTCCAGGACTTGGCGATACCGTGATGCAACCGGCTGAACGTACGTTGTACAATCCTCCTGAGAATGAATTTGCTGCCTTGCAATATGTGATCAGCAAGGGACAAGCAGGAAAGCCGCCCCAGGAGCTGGATGCCCTCTTTCCTGCAGGGGGGTACGCCGTCTTTAGGAACAAGTGGCCTTACGATCAGGATACCATGCAGGTGGTGTTCTACAGCAGTTTTCATTCCAGGGTGCACAAGCATTGTGATGATTTGGCGCTGACGGTCTTTGGACATGGGCAGCCCCTTTTGATCGACGGGGGGCAATACAAATACGATTATGACAGTGCGGAACGGAAGTACGTGGTCTCCACACGGGCGCACAACACTGTCACCGTTGATGGACAGAATACGGAAACGGTCCGCCTGAATATCGGCAAGTCGGGTCTGACCGATTATTATGCGGGGGAACCGTTTGCTTTTGCTGCCGGAGCCCACTGTTTGTATCCCGGTGTGGTTCACCGGCGCATGGTGCTCATGCTAAAGCCCTATGAAACCATTGTCTTAGACTGGTTGAAGGGATATAAGGAACATCACTTTGAACAGCATTTTACCTTTTATCCCAATCTGGACTGCAAGCTCTCGGACAAGGCGGTGTTGGCCGCCATGGACGGGAAGCAGGGCATATCCCTGCAGCCGCTGATGAACCAGGAAGAGGTGCAGGTTAAGCTGGCCAGGGGAGAAACAGACCCGCTCCGCGGCTGGTGTTCGGTGGAATACGGAAAACTGGAGCCTGCCTGGACCGCAGGGTATACATTAACAGGGAGAGAAGCAAGATTTGCCACTCATATTAACATCCAACCCGAGCGGCAAAAGTTAACAGATTTTCGCTGGGAGCAGGACCGAATCACAATCCGCTGGACAGACCGGGACAATCAGCAGCAGGAGGTTGTCATCATGGTGGGTCTCCGGCACATTTTCTTGGCCATGGATGGTCTAGTGCTGGATGTCCAGCATATTGACCAGCCCGCGCTATGGGCAGCGATGGAGGAAGCGGCCAGTTATGAGTATCGGGAAAAATACCGGGCCGAACGACAGCGGCGTTTGCGCTGGCAGGAGGAAGCAGAGAAGCTGAAAAGACAAGGGAACACTGGAGATTAG
- a CDS encoding ABC transporter permease, translating into MFILKKLWHDLKEHKDLIYYLTLSDLKTNTSRTYLGFLWWVLDPVLYMLVFYLLVQVILQRGGEGYAVFLFVALIPLKWTTSCLVDGTRAIVSHQKIIQQVYVPKIVFILSSLLVNTLKFVIGSVVLFLFIWIYGVNLSTHAVYYVAIAFVQFVLLLGGMIILAHLGVYVRDVRNAMQYVARMLFFLSPVLYTMKDVPQAVAPYLYLNPMTSLIVSYRNILLEQEVPLWDHLLVILFAAVVLLYVSLKLLFKYEKEYAKVI; encoded by the coding sequence ATGTTTATCTTAAAGAAATTATGGCACGATCTTAAGGAACATAAAGATTTAATCTATTATCTCACCCTTTCAGATTTGAAAACAAACACGTCCCGCACTTATCTCGGTTTTTTATGGTGGGTGCTGGATCCCGTCTTGTACATGCTGGTCTTTTATTTGCTGGTTCAAGTCATTCTGCAAAGAGGCGGAGAAGGTTATGCCGTCTTCCTCTTTGTGGCGCTGATTCCATTAAAATGGACGACTTCCTGTCTGGTTGACGGGACGAGGGCCATTGTGTCCCACCAGAAAATCATCCAGCAAGTTTATGTGCCCAAAATTGTTTTTATTTTGTCCAGCCTGCTGGTCAATACCCTGAAATTTGTGATTGGATCAGTGGTTTTATTTTTGTTTATTTGGATTTACGGCGTTAATTTGAGCACCCATGCTGTTTACTATGTGGCCATTGCTTTCGTTCAGTTTGTCCTGCTCCTGGGGGGCATGATTATTTTGGCCCACTTGGGGGTTTATGTGCGGGATGTACGCAATGCCATGCAGTATGTGGCCCGCATGTTATTTTTCCTGTCTCCGGTGCTGTATACAATGAAAGATGTGCCCCAAGCCGTGGCGCCCTATCTGTATCTTAATCCGATGACCAGTCTGATCGTCTCTTACCGCAATATTTTGCTGGAGCAAGAGGTGCCGTTGTGGGACCACCTGCTTGTCATCTTGTTTGCCGCTGTAGTCTTATTGTATGTGTCCCTGAAGCTGTTATTTAAGTATGAAAAAGAATATGCAAAGGTGATTTGA
- a CDS encoding ABC transporter ATP-binding protein: protein MSVDVIQLNNVWVSYPDHQGGLWRTWLNRERKVFWALKGIDFNVRRGEVLGVIGRNGSGKSTLLKVLSGLIQPDKGEYIVRGSRPVLLSLGAGFKPDLSGLDNIYLNSLLLGHSKQEVDEKLEEIIAFSELGEFIYKPVRTYSAGMRSRLAFATAITLDPEILLIDEVLGVGDEAFKEKCREAILQKVAANRTVIIVTHSASLVNQLCDRVVWIHLGEQKAVGETKEVVKAYQAFMRGNKT from the coding sequence GTGAGTGTTGATGTCATCCAACTGAACAATGTATGGGTCTCTTACCCTGACCATCAGGGAGGATTGTGGCGTACCTGGCTGAACCGGGAACGCAAGGTGTTCTGGGCGCTGAAAGGCATTGATTTCAACGTCCGCCGGGGGGAAGTACTGGGCGTGATTGGCCGCAACGGATCCGGCAAAAGCACGCTGTTGAAAGTGCTGAGCGGTTTGATCCAGCCCGACAAAGGGGAATATATTGTCCGGGGCTCACGGCCCGTGCTCCTTTCCCTTGGCGCAGGCTTTAAACCGGATTTGAGCGGTTTGGATAACATTTATCTTAACAGTTTGCTATTGGGACACAGCAAGCAGGAAGTAGATGAAAAACTGGAAGAGATTATCGCTTTCTCGGAACTGGGCGAGTTTATTTATAAACCGGTGCGCACCTATTCGGCCGGGATGCGTTCCCGTTTGGCTTTTGCCACGGCCATTACCCTTGACCCGGAGATTCTGCTGATTGATGAAGTGCTGGGTGTGGGCGATGAAGCGTTTAAAGAGAAATGCAGGGAGGCCATTTTACAAAAAGTGGCCGCTAACCGGACCGTAATCATTGTCACCCACTCAGCCAGCCTCGTTAACCAGCTTTGTGACCGGGTGGTCTGGATTCATCTAGGAGAACAAAAGGCCGTCGGGGAAACCAAAGAGGTGGTCAAAGCCTATCAAGCCTTCATGCGAGGGAATAAGACATGA
- a CDS encoding glycosyltransferase family 4 protein — protein sequence MNVLMLLFKDIHYDARVKREAVALAEAGHQVTIACLEEYPEDPPVLHERVELLRLKISTKRIRRSITNSERGSGAARHVLRIVRTPVLKLLKDILASQEYYRHVKAWLRQHPVDVIHCHDLNTLPAGTRLARRFGTRLVYDSHELFNEMAGKNALERRVGYWVENRLIRHIDHLIVVNPFVKKEFFKRYGPLPTTVIQNTPVLPDFGQQRPDDVADLRCKYGLCDDDVLLIYQGGLNPERGLEECIQAVALLPERFKLVLMGDGRLKENLQAMVDELGLNKRVFFHEPVPSESLLWYTKQADVGLVIYKNTCLNNYYSTPNKIFEYLLAGIPTVASDHPGKRYVVEGEGTGICVAETPEAIKAGILEVINRLDAFKQNCVVKRTQFCWQKERDKLVKMYQQLGAPEHEQQAAAR from the coding sequence ATGAATGTGTTGATGCTGTTGTTTAAGGATATCCATTATGATGCCCGGGTCAAGCGGGAAGCGGTGGCTTTGGCCGAAGCGGGACACCAGGTGACCATTGCCTGCCTGGAAGAATACCCTGAGGATCCTCCTGTGTTGCATGAGCGGGTGGAACTGTTGCGTTTGAAAATCAGCACCAAACGGATCAGGCGCAGTATCACCAACAGTGAGAGAGGCTCAGGGGCTGCCCGGCATGTATTGCGGATCGTCCGCACCCCTGTCCTTAAATTGTTGAAAGACATACTGGCCAGCCAGGAGTATTACCGGCATGTTAAGGCCTGGCTCCGCCAGCATCCCGTTGATGTCATCCACTGTCACGATTTAAATACTTTGCCGGCAGGGACCCGTTTGGCCCGGCGCTTCGGCACCCGGCTGGTCTATGATTCCCATGAGCTTTTCAATGAAATGGCAGGCAAAAATGCGCTGGAACGGCGAGTGGGTTATTGGGTGGAGAACCGGCTGATCCGCCATATCGATCACTTGATTGTGGTCAACCCTTTTGTAAAAAAGGAGTTTTTCAAACGTTACGGGCCCCTTCCCACTACCGTGATTCAGAACACGCCTGTCTTGCCGGATTTCGGTCAACAACGGCCGGATGATGTGGCTGATTTGCGCTGCAAGTACGGCTTGTGCGATGATGATGTTTTGCTCATTTACCAGGGCGGCTTAAACCCGGAAAGGGGACTGGAAGAGTGTATTCAAGCGGTGGCCTTGTTACCGGAACGGTTTAAGCTGGTCCTGATGGGAGACGGCCGTCTGAAAGAAAACTTGCAGGCCATGGTGGATGAACTGGGTCTGAACAAGCGGGTTTTTTTTCACGAGCCGGTTCCCTCTGAATCGCTGCTTTGGTACACCAAGCAGGCTGATGTGGGGCTGGTCATCTATAAAAATACGTGTCTGAACAATTATTATTCCACCCCGAACAAAATATTTGAGTATTTGCTGGCCGGGATCCCCACAGTTGCTTCAGATCATCCCGGCAAGCGTTATGTTGTGGAAGGGGAAGGAACCGGAATTTGTGTCGCCGAAACGCCTGAAGCGATTAAAGCAGGCATCCTGGAGGTCATCAACCGCCTTGATGCTTTTAAACAGAACTGTGTGGTCAAACGGACCCAATTTTGCTGGCAAAAAGAACGGGACAAACTGGTGAAGATGTACCAACAGTTAGGAGCGCCTGAGCATGAACAACAAGCTGCTGCTCGTTAG
- a CDS encoding glycosyltransferase family 4 protein — MNNKLLLVSQHFPPEIGAASNRMKHLVSRLKGHGYELFVVTASPSYPEPDLYRGVELDDADGEIRVFRSPVITRGLKGKTARIVNQLLFLFYALLMAPFICLRYSVRVCLTTSPPFPVNLVGLILALVLRVKWVMDVRDLWPDSLLAVTGMSDKSVIYRLLKKLELLFYRVSRAIVVVTRRSKEMLVRQGVPPDKIQVITNGIPDWTLGYRGAGQSAGLAAGEPFRVVYIGNLGYAQQLEIVLEAARMLQNDPDIRFYFVGEGLAKPDLMRYVRDHQLAHVHFIPAQTDKQQLLKWYRQADLGIVSLKQSPLFATVIPSKVFEYGALGIPILYIGQGEGAELVEKYGLGKRVDYDTIAIKRAILDRARHKDHENRQQEDRLHRFIQDFSWDALIHKYLKILSS, encoded by the coding sequence ATGAACAACAAGCTGCTGCTCGTTAGCCAACATTTCCCTCCAGAGATCGGGGCGGCCAGCAACCGGATGAAGCATCTGGTTTCCCGCCTCAAGGGTCACGGTTATGAACTGTTTGTCGTAACTGCCAGCCCCAGCTATCCAGAACCAGACCTGTATCGGGGTGTGGAGCTGGATGATGCGGACGGGGAGATCCGGGTTTTTCGCAGTCCGGTCATCACCCGGGGCTTAAAAGGGAAAACAGCCAGGATCGTCAATCAGCTGCTGTTTTTGTTCTACGCTTTGCTCATGGCACCGTTTATTTGCTTGAGGTATTCGGTGCGGGTCTGCCTGACCACATCGCCTCCTTTTCCGGTCAACCTGGTGGGTCTTATCCTGGCTCTGGTGCTGCGTGTCAAATGGGTGATGGATGTGCGCGACCTGTGGCCGGATTCTTTGCTGGCCGTCACCGGTATGAGTGATAAGTCAGTGATCTACAGGCTCTTAAAGAAGCTGGAGCTGTTGTTTTACCGTGTCAGCCGGGCCATTGTCGTGGTCACCCGCCGCTCGAAGGAGATGCTGGTCCGGCAGGGTGTCCCCCCTGATAAGATCCAGGTGATTACCAATGGCATCCCCGATTGGACCCTGGGCTACAGGGGGGCGGGGCAAAGCGCAGGATTGGCGGCTGGTGAGCCATTCCGGGTGGTCTATATAGGTAACCTGGGCTATGCCCAGCAGCTGGAGATCGTGCTGGAAGCGGCCCGCATGTTACAGAATGATCCTGACATCCGCTTTTATTTTGTCGGTGAAGGACTGGCCAAGCCGGATTTAATGCGCTATGTGCGTGACCATCAGCTTGCCCATGTCCATTTCATTCCCGCTCAGACAGATAAGCAACAACTGCTTAAATGGTACAGGCAAGCAGATTTAGGCATTGTGTCATTAAAGCAAAGTCCTCTGTTTGCAACGGTTATTCCCAGCAAGGTTTTTGAATACGGGGCATTGGGTATCCCGATCTTGTATATCGGCCAGGGAGAGGGAGCCGAATTGGTAGAAAAATATGGCTTAGGTAAACGGGTTGACTATGATACAATAGCAATCAAGAGAGCTATTTTAGACCGTGCCCGGCATAAAGATCATGAAAACAGGCAGCAGGAAGACAGGCTGCACCGTTTTATACAGGACTTTTCTTGGGATGCTTTAATTCATAAATACCTGAAAATATTATCCAGTTAA
- a CDS encoding nucleotide sugar dehydrogenase, translating to MMKKLCVMGLGYIGLPTAVMFAKHGLKVHGVDVNPVVVETLQKKQLHIEEPGLKEMMTEVMDNGRLEVSTAPAKADAFIIAVPTPIKADKTANLDYVKSATEMIVPYLEKGNLVILESTVPPRTVEDVMVPILQRSGLNIGEDLYVSHSPERVLPGQLFKELVDNDRIVGGINEKSAQLTVELYKTFVKGKIHVTDATTAEMVKLMENTYRDVNIALANEFARIAEKVGFNVWEAIELANCHPRVNIHRPGPGVGGHCIAVDPWFIIEQAPEEAKLITTARNINDSMPYHVVHTIEELVKTIDNPVISLFGLAFKGNIDDMRESPSLVVLEELRNKGYELKIYDPYVKAEIPGKVDGVEEALSGSDLLVILTDHKVFAELDFASLKGFMRNHNVLDTRHICSQEAVQNAGFKYFEIGSKLPLEVHV from the coding sequence GTGATGAAAAAACTGTGTGTGATGGGATTAGGCTATATCGGTTTGCCAACTGCAGTGATGTTTGCCAAACATGGCTTAAAAGTGCATGGTGTCGACGTTAATCCAGTGGTGGTCGAAACGTTGCAAAAGAAACAACTGCATATCGAAGAGCCGGGCTTAAAAGAGATGATGACCGAAGTGATGGATAACGGCAGGCTGGAAGTTTCTACTGCTCCGGCCAAAGCGGATGCGTTCATCATTGCCGTTCCCACGCCGATCAAAGCGGATAAGACCGCTAACCTGGATTATGTCAAAAGTGCCACAGAGATGATTGTGCCTTATCTTGAAAAAGGCAACCTGGTCATTTTAGAATCCACTGTTCCGCCGAGAACGGTTGAAGATGTCATGGTGCCGATTTTACAGCGGAGCGGACTCAATATTGGGGAAGATTTGTATGTTTCCCATTCTCCGGAGCGTGTGCTGCCTGGCCAGTTGTTTAAAGAGCTCGTGGACAATGACCGCATCGTCGGCGGCATCAATGAAAAATCAGCCCAATTAACCGTCGAGCTGTACAAAACTTTTGTCAAAGGGAAAATTCATGTCACCGATGCCACAACGGCTGAAATGGTCAAGCTGATGGAAAATACGTACCGGGATGTCAATATTGCCCTGGCTAATGAATTTGCCCGTATCGCTGAAAAAGTAGGTTTCAACGTATGGGAAGCCATCGAACTGGCCAACTGTCACCCCCGTGTGAACATTCACCGTCCGGGTCCGGGGGTAGGCGGACATTGTATTGCCGTTGACCCGTGGTTTATCATCGAGCAGGCGCCTGAGGAAGCCAAGCTGATCACTACGGCCCGGAACATTAATGACAGCATGCCTTATCATGTGGTGCACACGATTGAAGAATTGGTGAAAACCATCGACAATCCAGTCATCTCCCTGTTTGGGCTGGCTTTCAAAGGCAATATCGACGATATGCGTGAAAGTCCGTCCCTGGTTGTGTTGGAGGAATTGCGCAACAAGGGCTATGAGCTGAAGATCTATGATCCCTATGTTAAAGCGGAGATACCCGGAAAAGTGGACGGTGTGGAAGAAGCGCTGTCCGGATCTGATCTGCTGGTGATCCTGACCGATCATAAGGTGTTTGCTGAACTTGACTTTGCCAGCCTGAAAGGGTTCATGCGCAACCATAATGTATTGGATACGCGGCATATTTGCTCCCAAGAAGCTGTGCAAAACGCGGGCTTTAAGTATTTTGAGATTGGTTCCAAGCTGCCCTTGGAGGTACATGTTTAA
- a CDS encoding glycosyltransferase, with translation MKTLAYTALYVLSLYLNMRTLQQKLFQWILDLGRPYEQACWLYKIIVRLRKHRLFIEHVRANQQLGENEKRLLAALTWRHLRQYQRAWHELSPIPPGDERIDEIRVKSLYDLRNVEELLHLSDEVNLGDYLNDEQKEHIVRYAFRHLGPQPARLLAECFAQGDAESFFVSCIGKYRNLEEAPQNWNEFLRDHYQEFDLDREEEVARCLEWLNELPDEEGEFGLVLLMRHVAHEKELYGRVLRKLFKSRQDVELDKDLEGSAWAYLGLAQQAIQDRKYHLALHFALNAYKEGDKSGLLYDVVIESLAHLRVKRHEILDLQRMVDEGFIDLFSPDALQLLRTCKGFHHLYAEMDTAALDTKTLERLIQAGQALPSEQQQDFYHYIINALLAQDEPLQVDPVQLEQMEAVLGNDHLPLTRLRLRLYADRNQTDAIEHVLSSLNQEEKVQALLFISSYYYERLRLDTALAYADQAYQLAPRNIRVLRRLIGIHHRLGNISDRLKYLRAFRSLSGPLLGREYDMAEDEYRLLETNWQWDTDLAPIPEDERSERIIHVLNKSLPAINGYTVRSSEIVTHQQDNGLSPVVVTKLGWPPPQADGEKEMEIHKGIEHYRLYANKRNVQLNKVPMSEYFQAYADQFAQLVLKLKPKVIHAASNFQNALPALQVAKRLGIPCVYEVRGMWQDTQSSKTPGFYLSERYRLHQRYEVYCCQLADRVVAISESLREHLIELGVAADKIEVVPNGVDADRFVPRERDQEIVQRYALEDKLVFGFIGSVTPYEGLDYLLKALALLKEKRADFKCLIVGDGPALNELKHLAARLKLDEHVLFVGRVPHDEVQRYYSVIDVFPFPRTKAKVCELVTPLKPYEAMAMGKLVLVSDIPALREMVIEGETGLIFEAENHHALYETLAQAEQHLDLGTKSRTWVEQHRDWKKLIQAYPHIYEQAEQAAKAARQTESAVSSTS, from the coding sequence ATGAAAACATTGGCTTATACCGCATTATATGTGCTCAGTCTCTATTTAAATATGCGTACGCTGCAGCAGAAGCTGTTTCAGTGGATCCTTGACCTGGGGCGTCCCTATGAGCAGGCCTGCTGGCTGTACAAGATTATCGTCCGGTTGCGCAAACATCGCTTGTTTATCGAACATGTCCGTGCCAACCAGCAGCTCGGGGAAAATGAGAAACGCCTGTTGGCGGCCTTGACCTGGCGGCATCTGCGCCAATATCAGCGGGCCTGGCATGAACTTTCACCCATACCTCCCGGTGATGAGCGCATCGATGAGATCCGGGTGAAATCTTTGTATGATCTAAGGAACGTGGAGGAGCTTCTGCATTTAAGCGATGAGGTGAACCTCGGGGACTACCTGAATGATGAACAAAAGGAGCATATTGTCCGCTATGCTTTTCGCCACCTTGGCCCTCAGCCGGCCCGTCTGTTGGCCGAGTGTTTTGCCCAGGGAGATGCGGAATCGTTTTTTGTCTCCTGCATTGGCAAGTATCGTAACTTGGAGGAGGCTCCCCAAAATTGGAACGAGTTTTTGAGGGACCATTACCAAGAATTTGACCTGGACCGGGAGGAAGAGGTGGCCAGATGCCTAGAGTGGCTGAATGAGCTCCCGGATGAGGAGGGAGAGTTTGGGCTGGTTCTCCTCATGCGCCACGTGGCCCATGAGAAGGAGCTCTATGGCCGTGTGCTGCGTAAGTTGTTTAAATCAAGGCAAGATGTTGAGCTGGATAAGGACCTGGAGGGGTCTGCCTGGGCTTATCTGGGCCTTGCCCAGCAGGCCATCCAAGATCGCAAATACCATTTGGCCCTTCATTTTGCCCTGAACGCTTATAAAGAAGGGGACAAATCTGGCCTGCTCTATGATGTGGTGATCGAAAGCCTGGCTCACTTGCGCGTGAAACGGCATGAGATTTTGGATTTGCAGCGCATGGTGGACGAAGGTTTTATCGATTTATTCAGCCCGGATGCCCTTCAGCTCTTACGGACCTGCAAAGGGTTTCATCATTTGTATGCCGAAATGGACACCGCAGCTTTAGATACCAAGACCTTAGAGCGTTTGATCCAGGCTGGACAAGCCCTTCCCAGCGAACAGCAGCAGGACTTTTACCATTATATTATTAATGCTTTGCTCGCACAGGATGAACCGTTGCAGGTGGATCCTGTACAGCTGGAACAAATGGAGGCTGTGTTGGGCAACGATCATTTGCCGCTGACCCGTCTGCGTTTGCGCCTATATGCTGACCGGAACCAAACTGATGCCATAGAGCATGTGCTTTCCTCCCTCAACCAGGAAGAAAAGGTCCAAGCCCTCCTGTTTATTTCCAGCTATTATTATGAACGGCTGCGGTTAGATACCGCTTTGGCCTATGCTGATCAGGCTTACCAGCTGGCCCCTAGGAACATCAGGGTTTTGCGCAGACTGATCGGTATCCATCACCGGCTGGGTAACATCTCCGACCGCCTTAAGTATTTGCGTGCTTTCCGCTCTCTGTCCGGCCCGCTTTTAGGGCGGGAGTACGATATGGCTGAAGACGAATACCGCCTGCTAGAGACGAACTGGCAATGGGACACGGATCTAGCACCGATCCCTGAAGATGAACGGTCAGAGCGTATTATTCATGTCTTGAACAAATCCTTGCCGGCCATTAATGGTTATACGGTGCGAAGCAGCGAGATTGTCACCCATCAGCAAGACAATGGCCTCTCCCCTGTTGTGGTCACCAAACTGGGCTGGCCTCCGCCTCAAGCCGATGGAGAAAAGGAAATGGAAATCCACAAAGGCATTGAACATTACCGCCTGTATGCCAACAAAAGGAACGTTCAGTTGAACAAGGTGCCGATGAGTGAATATTTCCAGGCCTATGCTGATCAATTTGCCCAGTTGGTCCTTAAACTGAAACCCAAAGTGATTCATGCTGCTTCCAACTTTCAAAATGCCTTGCCTGCTTTGCAGGTGGCCAAGCGGTTGGGGATTCCTTGTGTCTATGAAGTGCGAGGGATGTGGCAGGATACCCAGAGTTCTAAGACGCCTGGATTTTATCTGTCAGAACGTTACCGTTTGCACCAGCGCTATGAAGTTTACTGCTGCCAATTAGCCGACCGGGTGGTGGCCATTAGTGAGAGTTTGCGGGAGCATCTGATTGAACTGGGGGTTGCTGCGGACAAAATCGAAGTGGTGCCCAACGGAGTGGATGCGGACCGCTTTGTCCCACGGGAAAGGGACCAGGAGATTGTGCAGCGTTACGCCCTGGAGGACAAGCTGGTCTTTGGCTTTATCGGTTCGGTTACGCCCTATGAAGGTTTGGATTATTTGTTAAAAGCGCTCGCGCTGCTCAAGGAAAAGAGAGCGGACTTCAAGTGTCTGATCGTTGGGGACGGTCCGGCGCTGAATGAGTTGAAGCATTTGGCAGCCCGCCTTAAGTTGGACGAGCATGTGCTTTTCGTTGGGCGGGTGCCCCATGACGAGGTGCAACGTTATTACTCCGTGATCGATGTATTCCCCTTCCCCAGAACCAAGGCCAAAGTGTGTGAGCTGGTCACCCCGTTGAAACCATATGAAGCGATGGCCATGGGCAAGCTGGTCCTGGTCAGCGACATTCCGGCTCTGAGGGAAATGGTGATTGAAGGGGAAACAGGGCTGATCTTTGAGGCCGAAAATCATCACGCCCTGTATGAAACACTGGCCCAGGCGGAACAGCATCTGGATCTGGGAACAAAAAGCCGCACATGGGTGGAACAACACCGGGATTGGAAAAAGCTGATCCAAGCTTACCCGCACATTTATGAGCAGGCGGAACAGGCAGCAAAAGCGGCAAGACAAACAGAAAGTGCTGTTTCCTCCACGTCATAA